The following are encoded together in the Citrus sinensis cultivar Valencia sweet orange chromosome 1, DVS_A1.0, whole genome shotgun sequence genome:
- the LOC102614464 gene encoding 60S ribosomal protein L13-1, whose protein sequence is MKHNNVIPNGHFKKHWQNYVKTWFNQPARKNRRRVARQKKAVKIFPRPTAGPLRPVVHGQTLKYNMKLRAGRGFTLEELKAAGIPKKLAPTIGISVDHRRKNRSLEGLQSNVQRLKTYKAKLVVFPRRARKFKAGDSAPEELATATQVQGPYMPITLEKPTVDLVKVTQDMKSFKAYDKLRIERANERHFGARLKKAAEAEKEEKK, encoded by the exons ATGAAGCACAACAATGTAATTCCAAATGGGCACTTTAAGAAGCATTGGCAGAACTATGTCAAGACTTGGTTTAACCAACCGGCTCGCAAAAATCGACGACGAGTTG CTCGTCAAAAGAAGGCCGTTAAAATCTTCCCTCGCCCTACTGCTGGTCCTCTTCGCCCCGTCGTTCATGGCCAGACTTTGAAATATAACATGAAATTAAGGGCTGGCAGAGGCTTTACTCTTGAGGAACTCAag GCTGCTGGAATTCCCAAGAAACTGGCTCCAACAATTGGCATTTCAGTCGATCATCGACGCAAGAACCGTTCTCTTGAGGGTCTTCAATCTAATGTTCAGAGGCTGAAGACTTACAAGGCCAAGTTGGTTGTTTTCCCAAGACGTGCTCGCAAGTTtaag GCTGGTGATTCTGCTCCTGAGGAATTGGCAACAGCAACTCAAGTACAAGGACCTTACATGCCCATTACTCTTGAGAAGCCTACTGTCGACCTTGTTAAGGTTACTCAAGATATGAAGTCCTTCAAGGCTTATGACAAGCTCCGGATTGAGCGTGCGAACGAGCGCCATTTTGGTGCCAGGTTGAAGAAGGCTGCAGAGGCTGaaaaggaagagaagaagTAA